One segment of Chionomys nivalis chromosome 3, mChiNiv1.1, whole genome shotgun sequence DNA contains the following:
- the Ttyh3 gene encoding protein tweety homolog 3 isoform X1, which translates to MAGVSYAAPWWVNLLHRLPHFDLRWEATSSQFRPEDADYQQALLLLGAAALACLALDLLFLLFYSFWLCCRRRKTDEHLEADCCCTAWCVIIATLVCSAGIAVGFYGNGETSDGVHRATYSLRHANRTVAGVQDRVWDTAAALNRTAEPNLQTLERQLAGRQEPLRAVQRLQSLLGTLLGYTAAIPFWRNPGVSLEVLAEQVDLYDWYRWLGYLGLLLLDVIICLLVLVGLIRSSKGILVGVCLLGVLALVISWGALGLELAVSVGSSDFCVDPDTFVTKMVEEHSVLSGDILQYYLACSPRATNPFQQKLSGSHKALVEMQGVVAELLRSVPKEHPATKDPLLRVQEVLNGTEVNLQHLTALVDCRSLHLDYVQALTGFCYDGVEGLIYLALFSFVTALMFSSIVCSVPHTWQQKRGPDEDGEEDNAPGPRQAHDSLYRVHMPSLYSCGSSYGSEASIPAAAHTVSNAPVTEYMSQNANFQNPRCENTPLIGRESPPPSRYLAALDSGSHAGWQFKPMDSARTLW; encoded by the exons gcgctACTGCTGCTGGGGGCGGCCGCCCTGGCCTGCTTGGCCCTCGACCTTCTTTTCCTGCTCTTCTATTCCTTCTGGTTATGCTGCCGGCGGCGGAAGACAGACGAACACCTGGAAGCCGACTGTTGCTGCACAGCCTGGTGCGTCATCATCGCCACGTTGGTCTGCAG TGCGGGCATCGCCGTGGGATTCTATGGCAACGGGGAGACCAGCGATGGTGTTCATCGAGCCACTTACTCGCTCCGCCATGCCAACCGCACAGTGGCAGGGGTCCAGGACCGC GTGTGGGATACCGCTGCAGCCCTGAACCGCACAGCAGAGCCCAACCTACAGACCCTGGAGCGGCAGCTGGCCGGGCGACAGGAGCCACTGCGGGCCGTGCAGCGGCTGCAGAGCCTTCTGGGGACACTGTTGGGCTACACTGCTGCCATCCCCTTTTGGAGGAACCCCGGAGTATCACTGGAGGTGCTGGCTGAACAGGTGGACCTCTATGACTGGTACAG GTGGCTGGGGTACCTGGGCCTGCTGTTGCTTGATGTCATCatctgcctcctggtgctggtGGGCCTCATCCGTAGCTCCAAGGGTATCTTGGTTGG GGTCTGCTTGCTGGGTGTCTTGGCCCTGGTCATCAGCTGGGGTGCACTGGGCTTGGAGCTGGCCGTGTCTGTG GGCTCCAGCGACTTCTGCGTAGACCCTGACACCTTTGTGACCAAGATGGTGGAGGAGCACTCAGTGCTGAGTGGGG ACATCTTGCAATACTACTTGGCTTGCTCGCCCCGTGCCACCAACCCCTTCCAACAG AAGCTGTCGGGAAGCCACAAAGCTCTGGTGGAAATGCAGGGTGTCGTGGCCGAGCTGCTGAGGAGTGTCCCGAAGGAGCACCCAGCCACCAAG GATCCCTTGCTCCGAGTCCAGGAGGTGCTAAACGGCACGGAGGTGAATCTCCAGCACCTCACTGCCCTGGTGGACTGCCGGAGCTTGCACCTG GACTATGTGCAGGCACTGACAGGCTTCTGCTACGATGGTGTTGAGGGCCTCATCTACCTGGCCCTCTTCTCCTTCGTCACGGCCCTCATGTTCAGCTCCATCGTCTGCAGCGTTCCGCACACCTGGCAACAGAAGAG AGGCCCAGATGAGGATGGAGAAGAGGACAATGCTCCGGGGCCACGGCAGGCACACGACAGCCTTTACCGAGTGCACATGCCCAGTTTGTACAGCTGCGGTAGCAGCTACGGCAGTGAGGCCAGCATCCCAGCCGCCGCCCACACCGTCAGCAATGCGCCAGTCACTGAGTACAT GAGCCAGAATGCCAATTTCCAGAATCCCCGCTGTGAGAACACCCCCCTCATTGGGCGCGAGTCCCCACCGCCCTCA CGCTACCTGGCTGCCCTGGACTCTGGCAGCCATGCAGGCTGGCAATTTAAACCCATGGACAGCGCCCGAACACTGTGGTAG
- the Ttyh3 gene encoding protein tweety homolog 3 isoform X2 codes for MAGVSYAAPWWVNLLHRLPHFDLRWEATSSQFRPEDADYQQALLLLGAAALACLALDLLFLLFYSFWLCCRRRKTDEHLEADCCCTAWCVIIATLVCSAGIAVGFYGNGETSDGVHRATYSLRHANRTVAGVQDRVWDTAAALNRTAEPNLQTLERQLAGRQEPLRAVQRLQSLLGTLLGYTAAIPFWRNPGVSLEVLAEQVDLYDWYRWLGYLGLLLLDVIICLLVLVGLIRSSKGILVGVCLLGVLALVISWGALGLELAVSVGSSDFCVDPDTFVTKMVEEHSVLSGDILQYYLACSPRATNPFQQKLSGSHKALVEMQGVVAELLRSVPKEHPATKDPLLRVQEVLNGTEVNLQHLTALVDCRSLHLDYVQALTGFCYDGVEGLIYLALFSFVTALMFSSIVCSVPHTWQQKRGPDEDGEEDNAPGPRQAHDSLYRVHMPSLYSCGSSYGSEASIPAAAHTVSNAPVTEYMSQNANFQNPRCENTPLIGRESPPPSYTSSMRAKYLATSQPRPDSSGSGH; via the exons gcgctACTGCTGCTGGGGGCGGCCGCCCTGGCCTGCTTGGCCCTCGACCTTCTTTTCCTGCTCTTCTATTCCTTCTGGTTATGCTGCCGGCGGCGGAAGACAGACGAACACCTGGAAGCCGACTGTTGCTGCACAGCCTGGTGCGTCATCATCGCCACGTTGGTCTGCAG TGCGGGCATCGCCGTGGGATTCTATGGCAACGGGGAGACCAGCGATGGTGTTCATCGAGCCACTTACTCGCTCCGCCATGCCAACCGCACAGTGGCAGGGGTCCAGGACCGC GTGTGGGATACCGCTGCAGCCCTGAACCGCACAGCAGAGCCCAACCTACAGACCCTGGAGCGGCAGCTGGCCGGGCGACAGGAGCCACTGCGGGCCGTGCAGCGGCTGCAGAGCCTTCTGGGGACACTGTTGGGCTACACTGCTGCCATCCCCTTTTGGAGGAACCCCGGAGTATCACTGGAGGTGCTGGCTGAACAGGTGGACCTCTATGACTGGTACAG GTGGCTGGGGTACCTGGGCCTGCTGTTGCTTGATGTCATCatctgcctcctggtgctggtGGGCCTCATCCGTAGCTCCAAGGGTATCTTGGTTGG GGTCTGCTTGCTGGGTGTCTTGGCCCTGGTCATCAGCTGGGGTGCACTGGGCTTGGAGCTGGCCGTGTCTGTG GGCTCCAGCGACTTCTGCGTAGACCCTGACACCTTTGTGACCAAGATGGTGGAGGAGCACTCAGTGCTGAGTGGGG ACATCTTGCAATACTACTTGGCTTGCTCGCCCCGTGCCACCAACCCCTTCCAACAG AAGCTGTCGGGAAGCCACAAAGCTCTGGTGGAAATGCAGGGTGTCGTGGCCGAGCTGCTGAGGAGTGTCCCGAAGGAGCACCCAGCCACCAAG GATCCCTTGCTCCGAGTCCAGGAGGTGCTAAACGGCACGGAGGTGAATCTCCAGCACCTCACTGCCCTGGTGGACTGCCGGAGCTTGCACCTG GACTATGTGCAGGCACTGACAGGCTTCTGCTACGATGGTGTTGAGGGCCTCATCTACCTGGCCCTCTTCTCCTTCGTCACGGCCCTCATGTTCAGCTCCATCGTCTGCAGCGTTCCGCACACCTGGCAACAGAAGAG AGGCCCAGATGAGGATGGAGAAGAGGACAATGCTCCGGGGCCACGGCAGGCACACGACAGCCTTTACCGAGTGCACATGCCCAGTTTGTACAGCTGCGGTAGCAGCTACGGCAGTGAGGCCAGCATCCCAGCCGCCGCCCACACCGTCAGCAATGCGCCAGTCACTGAGTACAT GAGCCAGAATGCCAATTTCCAGAATCCCCGCTGTGAGAACACCCCCCTCATTGGGCGCGAGTCCCCACCGCCCTCA TACACCTCCAGCATGAGAGCCAAATACCTCGCCACGAGCCAGCCTCGCCCCGACTCCAGCGGCAGCGGGCACTAG